Below is a window of Streptomyces sp. ITFR-16 DNA.
GGCGCGGCCGGGGGTCCGTACGGCGGGGCCGGGGGCAGGGGGGTGGTTGCCGGGTCCGGTGCGGGGGAGGCCGGCTGCTGCTGCGTGGCCGTCGTGTCCGGGTGCGGCGGGGCGGCGGGAGCGCCCTCGGGGTGCCCCTGCGGAGCGTCGGCCGGCACTGGAGGTGCGGACGGAACGGACGGGGCGGCCTCGGCCGCGGTGCCCTCGTTGCCCTCGTTCTCTGTGCTCACAGCTCTTTACTCCTCGGTTCCACATCATGATTCGGCAAGAGATCCGCTGTGTACGTGTCCGCAGTCAGCTTTTCCCACGGCACGTCAGGCCACTGTAAGCAGGACCTGTGCATCCGCGCACGGGCCCTTACATCGGACAAAACGGTCCCACGCCTTCAGGTGTACGCACCCATGGTCTCGCGGTGACACCATGGCGCGGGTGACCCAAGCACGGCAGCAGCGCCCCAGTCAGCATCCCATTCAGGTCATCGCGCACCGGGGCGCGTCCGACGACGCCCCCGAGCACACCCTGGCCGCCTACCGCAAGGCGATCGAGGACGGTGCGGACGCCCTGGAGTGCGACGTGCGGCTCACGGCCGACGGCCACCTCGTCTGCGTGCACGACCGCCGGGTGAACCGCACCTCCAACGGCCGCGGCGCGGTGTCCGCGCTCGAACTCAACGAGCTCGCCGCCCTCGACTTCGGCTCCTGGAAGGACCGGGAGGAGACGGAGTCCCCGGACTGGGATCCGGTGCCGGGCGAGCTGACCTCCGTACTCACCCTGGAACGGCTCCTCGAACTCCTCGTCGAGACGAGAGCCGCCGGGCGGCCGCTCCAGCTGGCCATCGAGACCAAGCACCCCACCCGCTGGGCGGGCCAGGTGGAGGAACGGCTGCTCCATCTGCTGAAGCGCTTCGAGCTCGACGCTCCGCCGGGCGACGGCCCCTCGCCGGTCCGCGTCATGAGCTTCTCGGCCCGCTCCCTGCACCGCATCAAGGACGCCGTGCCGGATCTGCCCACCGTCTACCTGATGCAGTTCGTCTCGCCCCGGCTGCGCGACGGACGGCTGCCGGCCGGTGCCCGGATCGCCGGTCCGGGCATGCGGATCGTCCGCAGCCACCCGGGCTACATCGACCGTCTGCACCGCGCCGGACACCGGGCGCACGTCTGGACGGTCAACGAGCCGGAGGACGTCGACCTCTGTGTGCGGCTCGGTGTCGAGGCCATCATCACCAACCGCCCCAAGCAGGTCCTGGCGCAACTGGGACGCTCGTAACATCGGTTACGGGGTGTACACCGGCGCATTCGGGCTGTATTCGATCGTGACGAGTGCGTCACTGGCAGAGCGTTGGCCGGTTTCCGGCGCAGCCCAGGGGGGCATCCACTCCGTGGCGTGGGGCAAAGGAGGTCTCGGGGGTGGCGTTGGTGGTGGCACAGGAAGTGCCCACGTCGTCGAGCATGGCCGTTCCCCATGGCCCTGCGGGCGTGGGGCAGGCGCGGCACCGGATGCGCGAGCAATTGCGCAGCTACGGGGTGCCGGATTCGGTCGTCGACGACGCTGTACTGATTCTTTCCGAACTGCTCAGCAATGCCTGCCGGCACGGCAGGCCGCTGGGCCGGCAGAGCGAAGTGGGGGACGGCGACGTCCGTGCCGCCTGGCGCGTGGACAGAACGGGCGGGCTGACCGTCGAGGTGACGGACGGCGGCGGCCCGACCCGTCCGGTTCCGGCCACTCCGTCGGTGACCGCCCGGGGCGGCCGGGGTCTCAACATCATCAGCGCCCTCGCCGAGAGGTGGGGCGTACGTGACGACTCGTCCGGCGAGGTCACGGTGTGGGTGCTGCTCAACGAGGGGCACGGACACACCGGCGAGCGGCCGGGCGGCGGACGGGGCAACGGCAACGGACGGACAGCCGGGGTGACCGGGCTGCCGGGCGTCCCCGGAGCGGCCGCCGTCCCCGGGCTGGACGGCCTGGACTTCGCCGACGCCTTCGACGACGCGGGCTGACGCGCGCGGCAGGCCGGGGGTGCGCCCGTGCCCGCGGTCCACGGGCGCAGGGCGGCTGTGCGCCGCAGGGCACGAGGGCGGCTAGGCTCGCGGCCCAGACCGCACTGTCGCAATCGGGAGAAAGCCCACCATGGCGAAGAAGCGCCCTCAGACCAAGGCCGGGAAGCAGCAGCTCAAGGACGGCGAGATCCCGGTGGTCGGGGCTCGTGAGCCCTGCCCGTGCGGTTCGGGCCGCCGCTACAAGGCCTGTCACGGCCGGGCCGCCGTCCAGGCCGTGACCGAGCTGGTCCAGCGCCCCTTCGAGGGACTGGCCGGCGAGTGCGACTGGGTCGCGCTGCGCGAGCTGGTGCCCGCCGCCACGGTCGAGCTGACGCTGAAGGACGGACTGCCCGAGGGCGTGCCGTCGGTGACGCTGGCGACCGTCCTCCCGATGGCGTGGCCCGCGCTGCGCCGCGACGACGGCTCCGTGCTGCTCGCCCTGCAGAACGACACCTCCTCCGGTGACCTCAGCCGCGACCTCGCGGACACCCTGCAGCGGGCGCTGGAGGCCGAGCCGGGCTCGCCCGTCGCCGCCCGGCGCGTGCCGGCCGACGGTCCTCGGCTGCAGGACCTCCTGGACCCCGAGGCGCCCTTCGCGCCCGTGGTGCACTCCGGCTTCGAGTTCTGGGTTCCGGACGCGGAGAACGCCACCACCGAGGTGTCCGCGTCCCTGGAGCGCGCGAACGACGCGGCGATCCCGACCGCCCTGCTCTCCGGGGTGGATGCCGCGTACTGGTGCGAGACGCCGGAGAAGAACCACCTGCGCTGGGTCATGCCGCACCCCGAGGAGCGGCTCCTGGACGCGCTCGCCCGGCTGCACGCCGCCGGCGCCTCGTCGCTCGGCGAGGGGACCCGGCTGGTCGGCTCCTTCCGTGCGCACGGACTGATGGTCCCGGTCTGGGACCTGCCGAGCGCGATGGGGGCGGAGGAGTGCGAGAAGCCCGCCGCCGCGTTCGCCGAGCGGCTCGCGACGGCGCTCGCGTCGGACGCGCCGCTCACCGCCGAGGAGCGGCGGGCACGGGGCGGGCTCACCAACCGCCAAGTGACCCTCAGCTGACAGTGACCATCGGCCGCCCCGTACGGTGACCCGCGTCACAACTTACCGTACTGACAGGTAAGTCGCTGTCCGAATACGCGAGATCGAATTTGCGAACGGCAGATCTCTTGTTACCGTTCTAGAAGCCCGGTCGCTGGTGCATCCCCCGTCGCCAGCGACCGGGCATCCTCATTTCCGGGTACGGCGCGCGCGGCGCGCCAGGCGGCGCACAGGCCGCGCACAGACCTGCCGCAGGTCCCCGGGTGAGCCTGCCTCTCGACCCTCCCCGCACCGGCGGTCCTCGGCGACTGCGGTGCTGGCCCGGCGTCAACCCGGCGCGAGGGAACCCCGGTTGGATGCTTTCGCGCCGTCGCCGACGGGAGCGCGGGGCATCCGATATCGGACAGAAGTCCTCGGCCGAGCCGTTTACCGAATGCCCCGGAAACACATCCCGATGAGATCTTCACCCGCCGGATCAAGATGCCCGCGGAAGGCCTGCCGGAAGGTTCATCAGAAAGCCGTCCAATGAACGGCTTTGCATCGGCAGGCTTTGCATGACGGATCAACAAACACGGATGACGTGCTTAAGCGGAAAAGATATGCCGGAGATCCAGCAGGGACCCGACAGAACTCCATAAGGAAAGTGGCCAAGAAGAACAGATAGAGGCCAAGAACGGACCCGGTCTTCGCCGGGCATCCGTTCAGTGGGTCAGTCTGCTGCCGCCGTCCGGGGCACCCGTACTTGCCTCGACCAGCGCGTCCAGCACCGCCCCCACGTCCGGCAGCCACGGCGAGGCGGCCACCACCGGGCCCCCGCCGTCGCGCCCCGGGCGGGAAACCCGCTCCGGAGCCCGCTCCCACCACACCTGCCCCGTACCGATCTCCGACGGCGGCAGCACGAGATAGCCGCCCTCGCCGTGGAACCGCAGGGAGCTGGGCACCCAGTCCTGGGCGTGCAGCAGCTCCCCGAGCCGTTCGAGGGTGTACGGGGCGACCAGCAGCGACCAGCGGGTCGGCGTCGCCACCACGGGGCCCAGCCGCATGCCCGTCCCGTCGAGCACGGCCAGGGCGCGGGCGCCGGCCACGGCGGGCAGGCTCAGCGCGCAGGGCGCATGCCCGCCCGTGGCGAGCAGCACCGGCGCGGTGGGCCGGTTGGTCCACCACCAGCGCACCATTCTGGCGTCGGTGGTCGCGGCGAGCAGTCCGGGATCGAAGGGGTGCGCGCCGGGTACCGCGCATTCGGGGTCGGGGCAGGCGCAGCCGCGGCCGCGGTCGTCGCGGCCGCCGGCCGGCTGGAGCCCCACTCCGGGGAGGACGGGCCACTGCCATGCGGTGGCGCAGGTGAGGGCCGCGTCGAGCCGGGCGGGCCCGCCCCTGCGGCCGAACCGGAGCTTGCGTCGCCTTCCGAGGATCTCGCGCATAAGCGCTCGTTCCTTTCCGTTGAACGCCGAGGAACCGCATCACACCATGCACGTGTCACATCATGCGTGCGGAGCTTCACTGTGTGTACATGCTCGTCGAGCCTGCGGTACGGGTCGTTCGTCGGTACCGAGCGTGAGCTGTGCTGAGCCGGATCGAGCTGCTTACAGTCGAAATCATGGCGAGTGCAGGGCGCGTACCGCGCCTGCCGTCCGTGCGTCGGGCCTCGCCACTCGGGGGTGGGGCGTGGCCGTCACAAGTGAGGACGTCCGGGCTCGCTGCCAGGTTCCGGAGGCGGTCGGAACCACCCCTGGCCATCCATCGATTTACGTACCCAGCAGGCCCACAATGACGCTCGCCCTGGGACTTCCTCCCAAGGCAAACCCCTGCCGGGCGCACCCAGTCGACCGCAAATAGAGGCCACGGGGTGCATTTTTTGGCCAAGTTTGTTATCACGTGGACACCACAAATCCCGTGGGGACAATGCTGGACATCGCCTTACTTGTGCGTGTACATGTGGATGCACTGGTAGCGGCGCAGAATGACATGGGGGTTTGCGATGCTATTCGACGGAACACACCAGTCGGAAAGCCGACGACCATGAGCGCCCCACACCTGCCGAAAGTGGCTGGAATCGACCCCACAGTTCCGGTTTCGGCGCACACTGCCGAACCTCTCTGCGAGGTGCCCGCCGCCCCCGGCGCCTTCATCCAGGACCGCCTCGCGGGCTGGGTCTCCGACCTCACCACCCTCCATGAGCTCACCGAGCGGCTGGCCGGAACCAGCACCCTCGACGACGCCCTGCACGAGCTGCTCGACGCCGGGGCCGCCCTGGTCGGGGCCCGCCGCGGACTGATCGTCTTCGAACCCTCCGACCGCCGCGGCCCCGTCAGCACGATCGGCCTCGGGCTGGCCCACGCGGAGCTCGGCCAGATCGAGACGGTGCCGCGCAGCGCCACCTCCTACGGCCGCATCCTGGAAGGCCTGCCCACCCCCGAGGGCTCGCTGACCACCCCCGATCTGCTCGGCGACCCCGGTGTGGACCCCCGCAGCCGCGAGGTCGCCGCCCGCCTCGGCTACGCCGCCAGCTACGCCCTGCCGATCACCACCGAGCGCACCGGACGGCTCGCCGCCGCCGTCTGGTTCTACGACGAACCCGCCGAGCCGCTGGAGCGCCAGCGCCATCTCGTCGGCCTGTACGCCGGATACGCCGCCGAGCACCTGGCCCGGCTGCTGGAGCTGGAACGGGCCAGAACGGACGTCGCCACCGTCACCGAGGAGCTGCTGCCCACCCGGCTGCCCCGGATTCCCGGCGTCCAGCTGGCCGTACGCCATCAGCCCGCCCCGCAGGGCGGCAGCGACTGGTACGACGCGCTGGCCCTTCCGGAGGGCGCGCTCGGTCTCGCCGTCGGCTCGGTGAGCGGCTCCGGCCCCAGCGCTCTGGCCGCCATGGGGCGGCTGCGCGCCGGTCTGCGCGCCTACGCGGTGATGGAGGGCGAGGACCCGGTCGCCGTGCTCTCCGACCTCGAACTGCTGCTGCGGCTGACCGAGCCCGCCCGGTCCGCGACCGCGCTCTTCGCCTACTGCGAGCCCGCTGCCCGCAAGATCCTGCTGGCCGGGGCGGGGCACACCCCGCCGCTGGTCATCGGCGACCGGCGCACCGAATACGTCGAGACCTCGCTGTCCGCCCCGCTGAACATGCTGGCCTGCTGGGAGGCGCCCAGCGTGGAGATCGCCCCCGCGCCCGGCGAGACCGTACTGCTCTACACCGACGGTCTGCTGCGCCGGGCCGGTGACTCGATGGACCGGGCCTTCGCCCGGCTGCACTCGGCCGCGGCGAGCGTCCCGAGGGCGCTGCGCCACGACGCCGGGTCCGTGGCCGACCACGTGGTGCGCACCGTGCTGCCCGAGGGAAACGGCCGCGCGGACGCCACCGAGGACGTGGTCGTGCTCGCGGCCCGCTTCGACTGAGCCGCCCGCTCCCCTTCGCCCGCACGCCTTTCGTGTAATTCGTGTAAGAGGTCTTCCGGCCCTGGGCCCCCTTCCGTACGCCCGTACGATGGAGGGGGTCCAGTGTCGTATCAAGGAGAGACAAGTCGTGTCTGAGGAGTTCATCCCGGAGACCCCGGAGACCGAAGAGGCAGAGCCGGTCAAGCAGCGGAAGAACGGCCTGTACCCGGGCGTCTCCGATGAGCTCGCCGAGAACATGAAGTCCGGCTGGGCCGACACCGAGCTGCGCGGCCTGGAGCCGATCGCCCAGGCCGGTCACACCGCCGACCGCCGCGCCGCGCTCTCCGCGCGCTTCCCCGGCGAGCGGCTGGTCATTCCGGCGGGCCGGCTGAAGACCCGTTCCAATGACACCGAGTACGCCTTCCGCCCCTCCACCGAGTACGCGTACCTCACCGGCGACCGGACGCAGGACGGCGTCCTCGTCCTGGAGCCGAAGGGCGACGGCCACGAGGCGACGCTGTACCTGCTGCCGCGCTCCAACCGCGAGAACGGCGAGTTCTGGCTCGACGGCCAGGGCGAGCTGTGGGTCGGCCGCCGCCACTCCCTCACCGAGGCCGAGCAGCTGCTCGGCATCCCGGCGAAGGACGTGCGCGAGCTGCCCGCCGCGCTGACCGAGGCCACCGGCCCGGTCCGCAACGTCCGCGGCCACGACGCCGGCATCGACGCCGCGCTCACGGACAAGGTGACCGCCGAGCGCGACGAGGAGCTGCGGGTCCACCTCTCCGAGGCACGCCTCGTGAAGGACGCGTTCGAGATCGCCGAGCTGGAGAAGGCCTGCGACATCACCGCGCGCGGCTTCGAGGACGTCGTGAAGGTCCTCGACAAGGCCGAGGCCACCAGCGAGCGCTACATCGAGGGAACGTTCTTCCTCCGCGCCCGCGTCGAGGGCAACGACATCGGCTACGGCTCGATCTGCGCCGCGGGCCCGCACGCCACCACCCTGCACTGGGTGCGCAACGACGGCGCGGTGCGTGAGGGCGAGCTGCTGCTGCTGGACGCCGGGGTGGAGACCAACGACCTCTACACCGCCGATGTGACCCGCACCCTTCCCATCAGCGGCACGTTCACGCCGTTCCAGCGGAAGATCTACGACGCGGTGTACGAGGCGCAGGAGGCCGGGATCGCCGCCGTGAAGCCGGGCGCCGACTTCCGTGACTTCCACGACGCCGCGCAGCGTGTGCTCGCCGAGAAGCTCGTCGAGTGGGGCCTGCTCGGCGACCTGTCCGTGGACAAGGTCCTGGAGCTGGGCCTCCAGCGCCGCTGGACGCTGCACGGCACCGGCCACATGCTCGGCATGGACGTCCACGACTGCGCCGCCGCGCGGACCGAGACGTACGTCAACGGGACGCTGGAGCCGGGCGTCTGCCTCACCGTCGAGCCGGGTCTCTACTTCCAGGCCGACGACCTGACCGTGCCGGAGGAGTACCGCGGCATCGGCATCCGGATCGAGGACGACATCCTGGTCACCGAGGACGGCAACCGGAACCTCTCCGACAAGCTGCCGCGCCGGGCCGACGAGGTCGAGGCGTGGATGGCTCAGCTCAAGGGCTGACCGTCCGTCCCACCCGCGCCGGAGGGCGCCCTGCTCACGAGACCATGAGCAGGGCGCCCTCCCGCCATTTCAGAACCTTGTCGAAGCTCACCACCGCGCCGCCGTGCCCCGGTCTGTTGCCGAAGTGGACGTGGTCGGCGAGCTGCTCGATCAGGCACAGGCCCCGCCCGTCCTCGGCGGTGAGCGGCGGGTGCTGTGCGTACTGCGGCTCCGGAAGCTGTGTGTCGTGCTGCCGCTTGGCCGCGTGCTCCTGCTGAGCGGCGTCGTGCAGCACACGGCGGGCGGGGAAGCCGGGGCCCGAGTCGGCCACCTCGATACGGCACTTCTCGCCGTCCAGGTAGGCGGTGACCCGGTACTGGCCGCCGGCCGTGGCGGAGGGTTCTTCCCAGGCATCCGGGAATCCCGCGTCGCCGCCGTGCTCGACCGCGTTCGCACAGGCCTCGCTGAGTGCGAGCGACAGGTCGAACGAGATGTCCGGGTCGACGCCGGCGGATTCCATCGTGCCGAGCAGGAACCGACGGGCGAGCGGAACGCTCGCAGCCTCGCGCCGCAAATGGAGTGACCACCAGATGCTCATGCTCCAGCCTCCTGGCTGCGGCTCGACATACCGATACGTATTGCCGCCCCGCGCCGTTCGTAAGCACGGACGGGGTGTGAGACCGCTCATTCGGCGGATACCCGGATTCGCCACACCCGTGTACCTCCGGCCCACACACCCCCTTCTGCCCGTTCATAACCGGTCCGAACAGACCGCCCCACTCCATTCGGGCGGAAGTCGACCTTCCGGACCTGCCGTACGGGGGCGGGGGGCGCAGTGCGATGATGTCCCGGCCATGTCTAGGTCTGTGGGACGCGCCGGAGCCGGTTTGCGGCTGCTGAGGGCCGCGGTGTTCGCCGCGGTCTGCGTCGCGTTGTCCGCGGCGGGGCACGCGCTGGCCGCCTGTGCGCTCGTCCCCTGGTGGACCCTGCTCGCCGGATTCCTCGGCATCCTCGCGGTCGCCGTACCCCTCGCCGGACGCGAACGCTCGCTGCCGTCGATCGCCGCGGCGCTGGCCGGCGGACAGATCGCCCTGCACACCCTCTTCGGCGTGGGCACGCACACCGCGGCCCCCCGCGTCCCGGCCGCCGGCCAGGACGCGCTGATCCGCTTCGCGGCGAGCCTCGTCTGCGGCGCCGGTCCCGACCGGCTGAACGCCGCCGACGCCCATCGCATCGTCAGCACGGCGGGCATCGACCCGTCGATGGTGACCGAACAGACCCACCAGCACATGGCCGCCGCCTCCGGCGGTGTCTCCGGCGCCGGTACGGCCGCACTCGCCGCCGGGCTGCCGAGCCTGCCCATGCTGCTCGGCCATCTGCTGGCCGCCCTGGCCACCGGCTGGCTGCTGCGGCGCGGCGAGATCGCCCTGTTCCGGCTCGCCCGGCTGTCGGCGCACGGCGCCCAGCAGGTCGCGGCCGGGGCCCGGCTGCGGGCGCTTCGGGCCGCGCTCGTCCTCGTGGCCGCCCTGCGCGCGGGACTTCCCGGCGGGCCGTCGACCGGGCCGCGCACCCCCCGTACCGCAGTGGACGCACCGCGACCGGCCACCGGGGATCCGTTGCAGCACATGGTGATCAGGCGCGGCCCGCCCCCCGTATTCACCCTCGCAGCCTGACGCGACACCCTCCACGCGATGTCCGCGCCGACCCTGCCACGCACCCCACGGGTGCCGGTGCTGGCCGGCGTACGCACACCGCTCGCGCGGGGGATGTGTCGCGATGCCGGTGCGCACCCGCGCGCCGGAGCACCTTTCCTTCGTGCCTCTGTGGAGTGATTCCTGCCATGAACGTTTCCCGCATCGCCCTCGCCGGCGGCGTCGCCGCGTCCACCGTGCTGCTGCTCGCCGGTACGGCCTCCGCCCACGTCAGCGTCCAGCCGCAGGGCGAGGCCGCCAAGGGCGGGTACGCCGTCATCAACTTCAAGGTCCCCAACGAGCGCGACGACGCCTCGACGACCAAGCTCGAGGTCAACTTCCCGACCGACCACCCGCTGGCGTCCGTCATGCCGCAGCCCGTGCCCGGCTGGGACATCAAGGTCACCAAGAGCAAGCTGGCCAAGCCGCTGGAGATGCACGGCAAGACGATCAACGAGGCCGTCTCCAAGGTCACCTGGACCGGTGGCAAGATCGAGTCCGGCCGCTTCCAGCAGTTCCCGCTCTCGGTCGGCCAGCTCCCCGAGGACGCCGACCAGCTGGTGTTCAAGGCGATCCAGACGTACGACGACAAGGAGGTCGTCCGCTGGATCGAGGAGCAGAAGGAGGGGGCCGACGAGCCCGAGAGCCCGGCTCCGGTCCTCAAGCTGACGGCCGCCACCGAGGACGCCCACGGGGCAGCCCCGGCCTCCGGCTCCGACGCGGGCGACAAGAAGGACGCCGACCACGCGAAGGACGAGCAGACGACCGCCTCGGCCGGCTCCTCGAACGACAACACCGCCCGGGTGCTCGGCATCGTCGGCATCGTCATCGGCGTCGCGGGCGTCGCCTTCGGCGTCCTCGCCGGCCGTCGTCGTACCGCCTGACCCTCTCTCGGACCCACCCGCTCCACCGACCCATCAGGAATCAGTGCTCCATGGTTAAGAAGTCTGTGTCGGCCGCGGCGCTCGTCGTCGCGGCCGCACTCACCCTGTCCGCCTGCGGCGGCAGTGACAACGACAGCAAGAAGCCCGTCGCCGATGTCTCGGTGGAGGCGAAGACCAAGGCGGCGACGGTGCTCGACCAGCCGTTCACCAAGCCGAATCTCGTCCTGACCGACACCCACGGCAAGAAGTACGACCTGCGCGAGAAGACCAAGGGCAAGCCGACGCTCATCTACTTCGGCTACACCAACTGCCCCGACGTCTGCCCGCTCATCATGAGCAACATCGCGATCGCCAAGAAGTCCCTGTCCAAGGCCGATCAGGACAAGCTCCAGGTCGTCTTCGTCACCACCGACCCGGAGCGGGACACCCCGTCCTCGCTGGGCAGCTGGCTCAAGGCCCAGGACCCCGCGTTCACCGGCCTCACCGGCGACTTCCCGACCATCCAGGCGGGCGCCCGGCAGATCGGCATCGGGATCGACGCGCCGAAGAAGGAGAAGGACGGCACCGTCGTCTCGATGCACGGCTCGCAGGTCATCGCGTTCTCCCCGAAGACCGACAAGGGGTACGTGCTCTACAGCGAGGACACGACGACCGAGGACTACACCAAGGACCTCCCCAAGATCGTCAAGGGGGAGAACCCGTGATCCGCCGCACCACCCTCGCCGGCGTCCTGGCCCTCTCCACGGGTCTGACGCTGGCGGGTTGCTCGTCCTCGGACAGCGGGCCCGAGCTGAAGGTCATCGGCGCGTTCATGCCGCAGCCCGTCAACGACATGGCGGCGGCGTTCCTCGTCGTGCAGAACCACGGCGGCAGCGCCGACCGCCTCACCTCGGTCACCAGCCCGCTCTCCGACGACGTCTCGATCCACGAGACGAAGAACCAGGCGATGCGCATGGTGACGTCCTTCGACGTCCCCGCAGGCGGTGAGCTGGATCTCGAACGCGGTGGCAACCACATCATGTTCATGAAGCTCAAGCAGCAGCCCAAGCAGGGCGAGAAGGTGTCCGTGGAACTGCACTTCGAGAAGGCCGGCCCCATCAAGGTCGACCTTCCCGTGAAGGAGACCACCCACAACCCGAAGAAGCAGTGAGGGACTGACAGACCATGACAGCCACCGCCCCGCACTTCGGGCCGTCCCCGTCCGCCGCACGACGGCCGCTCGCCGCGGCCGGACTCCTCGCCGCCCTGGTCGGCACGGTGTTCGGTCTGCTGCTGGCCCTCGCGGGCCCCGCATCGGCCCACGCCGCACTCACCGGGAGCGATCCGCAGGACGGGGCGGTGGTCGCCACCGCCCCCAAGGAGGTCACGCTCACCTTTTCCGAGCAGGTCGCCGTGGGCAAGGGCTCCATCCGGGTCCTGGACCCCGACGGCAAGCGCGCCGACACCGAAGCCGCCCCGCGCGATCTGCACAGCGGCTCCACCGTGAAGTACGGCGTCCTTCTGCACACCGGTCTGCCCGACGGGACGTACACCGTCGCCTGGCAGGCGGTCTCCGCCGACAGCCACCCGGTCTCCGGCGCCTTCACCTTCTCCATCGGTGCCCCCTCGAAGACCTCGGTCGCCCTCCCCGACAACGAGGCGGGCGGCGGCCTCGTCGGCACCCTCTACGGCATCGCGCGCTACGCCGCCTACGCCGGATTCATCGTGCTCGCGGGCGGCGCCGCCTTCGTCCTGGCCTGCTGGCAGCGCGGCGCGGGCGCCCGCCCGCTCCAGCGTCTCGTCGTGCGCGGCTGGATGACGCTCACCGCGGCCACCCTCGCGATGCTCCTGCTGCGCAGCTCGTACACCGGTTCCGGGAAGCTCGGCGACGTCTTCGACCTCGACGGTCTAAAGGCCGTCCTCGACACCAAGCCGGGCGCCGCGCTCGTCTCACGGCTGCTGCTGCTCGGCGCGAGCGCCCTGTTCGTCGCGGTGCTGTTCGGGGCGTATGCCAAGCGCGAGGACGCCCGCGAGAAGAAGGACCTCACCTTCGGCCTCTCCCTCGGCGGCGCGGTCATCGCCGCCGGGATCGCCGGGACCTGGGCCCTCGCCGAACACGCCTCGACCGGCATCCAGCCGGGGATCGCCATGCCGGTCGACGTCCTCCACCTGCTGGCCGTCGCGACCTGGCTGGGCGGGCTCGCGGCGCTGCTGGTCGCGCTGTACCGGACCCCCGACATCACCTCGGACGCCGTACGCCGCTTCTCGCGGATCGCGTTCGTCAGCGTGGTCGTCGTCGCCGCGACGGGGATCTACCAGTCGTGGCGTCAGCTCGGCTCCTGGTCCGCGCTGACCGGCACCGGGTACGGGCAGCTGCTGCTGGTGAAGGTGGGGCTCGTCGCGGTCCTGGTCGGGGTCGCCTGGACCTCGCGCCGCTGGACGGGCCGGCTGGCGACCGGAGCCGGGGTACCGGAAGAGACCGCGACCGAGGCCGAGGCGGAGCCCGCCGCGGATGTGGTCGCGACCGCCGAGACCCCTCAGGCCGCCCCGTCCGACGACCCCGAGCGGGCCGCCCAGCTCGCCCGGCAGCAGGCCGCCGTGGCCACCGCCGAGAAGAAGCGGATACGTGACGCGGACCCCGAGCGGTCCGGCCTGCGCCGCTCCGTGCTGGCCGAGGTCGGGGTCGCGGTGGCACTGCTGGCGGTGACCACCGTGCTGACCTCGACCGAGCCCGGCCGTACGGAGGAGGAGGCCCGCGCCTCGTCCCCCGCGACCGCCGCCCCGGTGGCGAGCGGCCCCCTCAATCTGACCCTGCCCTTCGACACGGGCGGCAAGAACGGCAAGGGCACGGTCAGGATGGACCTCGACCCGGGACGGACCGGAGCCAATGTGGTCCACCTCTGGATCGACGGTATCGACGGCAAGGCCATGGACGTCCCCGAGGTGAAGCTCGCCTTCACTCTCAAGGCCAAGGACATCGGCCCCCTCCCGGCCGTGCCCGTCCGGCTGACCGAGGGCCACTGGACCTCGACCGGCGTCCAGATCCCGATTCCTGGCAA
It encodes the following:
- a CDS encoding SCO family protein encodes the protein MVKKSVSAAALVVAAALTLSACGGSDNDSKKPVADVSVEAKTKAATVLDQPFTKPNLVLTDTHGKKYDLREKTKGKPTLIYFGYTNCPDVCPLIMSNIAIAKKSLSKADQDKLQVVFVTTDPERDTPSSLGSWLKAQDPAFTGLTGDFPTIQAGARQIGIGIDAPKKEKDGTVVSMHGSQVIAFSPKTDKGYVLYSEDTTTEDYTKDLPKIVKGENP
- a CDS encoding ATP-binding protein; translation: MSIWWSLHLRREAASVPLARRFLLGTMESAGVDPDISFDLSLALSEACANAVEHGGDAGFPDAWEEPSATAGGQYRVTAYLDGEKCRIEVADSGPGFPARRVLHDAAQQEHAAKRQHDTQLPEPQYAQHPPLTAEDGRGLCLIEQLADHVHFGNRPGHGGAVVSFDKVLKWREGALLMVS
- a CDS encoding copper chaperone PCu(A)C; the encoded protein is MIRRTTLAGVLALSTGLTLAGCSSSDSGPELKVIGAFMPQPVNDMAAAFLVVQNHGGSADRLTSVTSPLSDDVSIHETKNQAMRMVTSFDVPAGGELDLERGGNHIMFMKLKQQPKQGEKVSVELHFEKAGPIKVDLPVKETTHNPKKQ
- a CDS encoding copper resistance protein CopC, giving the protein MTATAPHFGPSPSAARRPLAAAGLLAALVGTVFGLLLALAGPASAHAALTGSDPQDGAVVATAPKEVTLTFSEQVAVGKGSIRVLDPDGKRADTEAAPRDLHSGSTVKYGVLLHTGLPDGTYTVAWQAVSADSHPVSGAFTFSIGAPSKTSVALPDNEAGGGLVGTLYGIARYAAYAGFIVLAGGAAFVLACWQRGAGARPLQRLVVRGWMTLTAATLAMLLLRSSYTGSGKLGDVFDLDGLKAVLDTKPGAALVSRLLLLGASALFVAVLFGAYAKREDAREKKDLTFGLSLGGAVIAAGIAGTWALAEHASTGIQPGIAMPVDVLHLLAVATWLGGLAALLVALYRTPDITSDAVRRFSRIAFVSVVVVAATGIYQSWRQLGSWSALTGTGYGQLLLVKVGLVAVLVGVAWTSRRWTGRLATGAGVPEETATEAEAEPAADVVATAETPQAAPSDDPERAAQLARQQAAVATAEKKRIRDADPERSGLRRSVLAEVGVAVALLAVTTVLTSTEPGRTEEEARASSPATAAPVASGPLNLTLPFDTGGKNGKGTVRMDLDPGRTGANVVHLWIDGIDGKAMDVPEVKLAFTLKAKDIGPLPAVPVRLTEGHWTSTGVQIPIPGNWNVAVTVRTSDIDQTTVDKNVKIG
- a CDS encoding YcnI family protein is translated as MNVSRIALAGGVAASTVLLLAGTASAHVSVQPQGEAAKGGYAVINFKVPNERDDASTTKLEVNFPTDHPLASVMPQPVPGWDIKVTKSKLAKPLEMHGKTINEAVSKVTWTGGKIESGRFQQFPLSVGQLPEDADQLVFKAIQTYDDKEVVRWIEEQKEGADEPESPAPVLKLTAATEDAHGAAPASGSDAGDKKDADHAKDEQTTASAGSSNDNTARVLGIVGIVIGVAGVAFGVLAGRRRTA